One genomic window of Actinoplanes lobatus includes the following:
- a CDS encoding TetR/AcrR family transcriptional regulator translates to MENYPLLWRGNLPAKKAAGRPPRLSVDAVVASAIRIADADGLEAASMARVATDLRVATMTLYTYVPSRSVLVDLMVDQVLLTRRLGADAAGWRERVAVFAARTREMFVAHPWLTEVSLVRPPLGPGTMAEREYMIATLSGLGLPVGEINRAAITVTAYVYAFAREAGEDARLSRVSGQSTESWWSERGEFWEKWFDVEAYPAMTALWNAGGFEDQAAFDYGLALLLDGIERSVE, encoded by the coding sequence ATGGAGAACTACCCCCTGCTCTGGCGCGGAAATCTGCCCGCGAAGAAGGCCGCCGGGCGCCCGCCGCGGCTCAGCGTCGACGCGGTGGTGGCCTCGGCCATCCGGATCGCGGACGCGGACGGCCTGGAGGCGGCCTCGATGGCGCGGGTGGCGACCGATCTCCGGGTGGCGACCATGACGCTCTACACGTATGTACCCTCCCGCTCGGTCCTGGTCGATCTGATGGTCGACCAGGTGCTGCTGACCCGGCGGCTCGGCGCGGACGCCGCGGGCTGGCGGGAGCGGGTGGCCGTCTTCGCGGCGCGGACCCGGGAGATGTTCGTGGCACACCCCTGGCTGACCGAGGTGTCGCTGGTGCGGCCACCGCTGGGGCCGGGCACGATGGCCGAGCGGGAGTACATGATCGCCACGCTGAGCGGCCTGGGCCTGCCGGTCGGGGAGATCAACCGGGCGGCGATCACGGTGACGGCGTACGTCTACGCGTTCGCCCGGGAGGCCGGTGAGGACGCACGGCTCAGCCGGGTCAGCGGGCAGTCCACCGAGTCGTGGTGGTCGGAGCGCGGCGAGTTCTGGGAGAAGTGGTTCGACGTGGAGGCGTACCCGGCGATGACCGCGCTGTGGAACGCCGGCGGCTTCGAGGACCAGGCCGCGTTCGATTACGGCCTGGCCCTGCTGCTGGACGGGATCGAGCGGTCAGTCGAGTGA
- a CDS encoding fumarylacetoacetate hydrolase family protein encodes MRFARFVHAGGVSFGVVEGDGSSGLTVAEIDSLPFNEVRFTGQRWALADVRLLAPIFSSKVIGIGRNYADHAKEMGNEVPTEPLIFIKPSTSVIGPGDAIRIPSVTGQVEEEAELAVVIGASGARRVDRAGAEKAIFGYTCGNDVTARDLQRSDPQWTRAKGFDSFCPIGPWIVTGLDVSDVEVRCEVGQDPQNLEVRQIGRTKDMVFDIPTLISYVSHVMTLLPGDIILTGTPAGVSKIVPGDTVSVSVQGIGELRNPVVSLD; translated from the coding sequence GTGCGTTTCGCCCGCTTTGTTCATGCCGGTGGAGTGTCGTTCGGCGTCGTCGAGGGCGACGGCTCCTCGGGCCTGACGGTCGCCGAGATCGACAGCCTGCCCTTCAACGAGGTGCGCTTCACCGGGCAGCGGTGGGCCCTGGCCGACGTCCGGCTGCTCGCCCCGATCTTCTCCAGCAAGGTGATCGGAATCGGCCGCAACTACGCCGACCACGCCAAGGAGATGGGCAACGAGGTGCCCACCGAGCCGCTGATCTTCATCAAGCCGTCCACCTCGGTGATCGGCCCCGGCGACGCCATCCGCATCCCCTCGGTGACCGGCCAGGTCGAGGAGGAGGCCGAGCTGGCCGTGGTGATCGGGGCCAGCGGCGCCCGCCGGGTCGACCGGGCCGGCGCCGAGAAGGCGATCTTCGGCTACACCTGCGGCAACGACGTGACCGCCCGCGACCTCCAGCGCAGCGACCCGCAGTGGACCCGGGCCAAGGGCTTCGACTCGTTCTGCCCGATCGGCCCGTGGATCGTCACCGGGCTGGACGTCAGCGACGTCGAGGTGCGCTGCGAGGTCGGCCAGGACCCGCAGAACCTGGAGGTCCGCCAGATCGGGCGTACGAAGGACATGGTCTTCGACATCCCGACCCTGATTTCCTACGTGTCGCACGTCATGACGCTGCTGCCCGGCGACATCATCCTCACCGGCACGCCGGCCGGGGTCAGCAAGATCGTCCCGGGGGACACCGTCTCGGTCAGCGTCCAGGGCATCGGCGAGCTGCGGAACCCGGTCGTGTCACTCGACTGA
- a CDS encoding helix-turn-helix transcriptional regulator, with amino-acid sequence MASEVTYNRIAMLRAERGITRRQLADALGVHYQTVGYLERGEFSPSLHLALRICTYFEVPVEVVFALEPFPRLGAETRSA; translated from the coding sequence ATGGCCAGTGAGGTCACCTACAACCGGATCGCGATGCTGCGCGCCGAGCGCGGCATCACCCGGCGGCAACTCGCCGACGCCCTCGGGGTGCACTACCAGACGGTCGGCTACCTGGAGCGCGGCGAGTTCAGCCCCAGCCTCCACCTGGCGTTGCGGATCTGCACCTACTTCGAGGTTCCGGTCGAGGTGGTGTTCGCCCTGGAACCATTCCCGCGGCTCGGTGCGGAAACCCGATCGGCATAG
- a CDS encoding ABC transporter permease translates to MMRVVGLGVRRGLIELRQSMSSGTDLFGYFLPAFFLVIALIWMRDSTIPGTGFALGAHSLVGSLAMLIVFSGFMTMMQYLTMDREDGTLLRAKATPHGMTGYLIGKIVLVAGVAVVSCLFVLVPGLFLVDGLTLGADGVLVLLWLLPLAFLATMPLGAVLGALFENPRQASLMMLPILGLTVVSGIFYPVTALAGWVQGVAQVFPVYWLGLGLRSAFLPDALAAAEIGGSWRHPQTAGVLVAWSVAGLVLAPGILRRMARRESGSAVAARRERAMTRMTV, encoded by the coding sequence ATGATGCGGGTGGTGGGGCTGGGCGTGCGGCGCGGCCTGATCGAGTTGCGGCAGAGCATGAGCAGCGGGACCGACCTGTTCGGGTATTTCCTGCCCGCCTTCTTCCTGGTGATCGCGCTCATCTGGATGCGCGACAGCACCATTCCCGGCACCGGGTTCGCGCTGGGCGCGCACAGCCTGGTCGGCTCGCTCGCCATGCTCATCGTGTTCAGCGGATTCATGACGATGATGCAGTACCTCACGATGGACCGGGAGGACGGCACCCTGCTGCGGGCCAAGGCCACGCCGCACGGGATGACCGGCTACCTGATCGGCAAGATCGTTCTGGTCGCCGGGGTGGCCGTGGTCAGCTGCCTGTTCGTTCTGGTGCCCGGGCTCTTCCTGGTGGACGGCCTGACCCTGGGCGCCGACGGTGTGCTGGTCCTGCTCTGGCTGCTGCCGCTGGCGTTCCTGGCGACCATGCCGCTGGGCGCGGTGCTCGGTGCGCTCTTCGAGAATCCGCGCCAGGCGTCGCTGATGATGCTGCCGATCCTCGGTCTCACCGTGGTCTCCGGCATCTTCTACCCGGTCACGGCGCTGGCCGGCTGGGTGCAGGGCGTCGCGCAGGTGTTCCCGGTCTACTGGCTAGGGTTGGGCCTGCGATCGGCCTTCCTGCCGGATGCCCTGGCGGCCGCGGAGATCGGCGGCTCCTGGCGCCACCCGCAGACGGCCGGGGTGCTGGTGGCGTGGTCGGTGGCCGGGCTGGTGCTGGCGCCGGGCATCCTGCGCCGGATGGCCCGCCGGGAGTCCGGTTCCGCGGTGGCGGCGCGGCGCGAGCGGGCGATGACCCGGATGACCGTCTGA
- a CDS encoding ABC transporter ATP-binding protein, which produces MTGSVLAAGSVADTPGAEPVIEVRDLRMSYGDKEVLAGVDFTASAGEVLVLLGPNGAGKTTTIEILEGFRRRSGGEVRVLGVDPEQGAEQWRARLGVVLQSWRDHSKWKVRELLHHLGGYYAEFSTADRPRPWPVDELLEVVGLTGSAGTRIARLSGGQRRRLDVAIGIVGRPELLFLDEPTVGFDPEARREFHDLVHRLTDVDETTIMLTTHDLDEAEKLADRILILAKGRIVADGSADELSRQVAGETEIRWTREGQRFVHSAADATGFVRELFRQHGDAIGDLEVRPSSLEETYMKLVQEAEGGAR; this is translated from the coding sequence ATGACGGGATCGGTATTGGCCGCGGGGTCCGTGGCCGACACGCCGGGGGCGGAGCCGGTCATCGAGGTCCGCGATCTCCGCATGTCCTACGGCGACAAGGAAGTGCTGGCCGGCGTCGACTTCACGGCGTCCGCCGGCGAGGTGCTCGTCCTGCTCGGGCCCAACGGCGCGGGCAAGACGACCACGATCGAGATTCTGGAGGGCTTCCGCCGGCGATCCGGTGGCGAGGTCCGCGTGCTCGGTGTCGACCCGGAGCAGGGGGCGGAGCAGTGGCGGGCCCGGCTCGGGGTGGTGCTCCAATCCTGGCGCGACCACAGCAAGTGGAAGGTCCGGGAGCTGCTGCACCATCTCGGCGGCTACTACGCGGAGTTCTCGACGGCCGACCGCCCGCGCCCCTGGCCGGTCGACGAGTTGCTCGAGGTGGTGGGGCTGACCGGGTCGGCGGGCACCCGGATCGCCCGGTTGTCCGGCGGCCAGCGGCGCCGCCTCGACGTCGCGATCGGCATCGTCGGGCGCCCCGAGCTGCTCTTCCTCGACGAGCCGACGGTCGGCTTCGACCCGGAGGCGCGGCGCGAGTTCCATGATCTGGTGCACCGGCTGACCGATGTGGACGAGACCACGATCATGTTGACCACGCACGACCTCGACGAGGCGGAGAAGCTGGCCGACCGCATCCTGATCCTGGCCAAGGGCCGGATCGTCGCGGACGGCTCGGCCGACGAGCTGTCCCGGCAGGTGGCCGGCGAGACGGAGATCCGCTGGACGCGGGAGGGGCAGCGGTTCGTGCACTCGGCGGCCGACGCGACCGGTTTCGTGCGGGAGCTGTTCCGCCAGCACGGCGACGCGATCGGTGACCTGGAGGTGCGGCCGAGCAGCCTCGAGGAGACGTATATGAAGTTGGTCCAGGAAGCCGAGGGGGGTGCGCGATGA
- a CDS encoding 3-methyladenine DNA glycosylase, whose translation MGIKQVRALTTTLPSVTWIPLARAHSERADQMTAGHRARRATGDKHAIEDFLYDYYGTRPSLLRRWHPGVGTGLSPAPDGLAEHAGWKFYMTYEGGVVTLDQDAFMHARAESVRYIHGLLTATASRPVFSGCFGLHEWAMVYRDAEHRHELPLRLGQEGTDQVVEQHSIRCTHFDAFRFFTPEAVGLNRLQPTRATQVDLDQPGCLHAAMDVHKWAQKLGPAVPGALALDCFALAGEIRLLDMQASPYDLTSYGHPPVKIETAEGKAEYVARQRELARRAAGLRSRLIRVCEALLGPEAAAQNREAVAPFNQR comes from the coding sequence ATGGGGATCAAGCAGGTGAGGGCACTCACCACCACGCTGCCCTCGGTCACCTGGATTCCCCTCGCCCGGGCGCACTCCGAGCGCGCCGACCAGATGACCGCGGGCCACCGTGCCCGTCGCGCGACGGGCGACAAGCACGCCATCGAAGACTTCCTGTACGACTACTACGGGACCCGCCCGTCGCTGCTGCGTCGCTGGCACCCCGGAGTCGGCACCGGTCTGTCCCCGGCCCCCGACGGCCTGGCCGAGCACGCCGGCTGGAAGTTCTACATGACGTACGAGGGCGGGGTCGTCACCCTCGACCAGGACGCGTTCATGCACGCCCGCGCCGAGAGCGTCCGTTACATCCACGGCCTGCTCACCGCGACCGCGTCCCGCCCGGTCTTCTCCGGCTGCTTCGGCCTGCACGAGTGGGCCATGGTCTACCGCGACGCGGAGCACCGCCACGAGCTGCCGCTGCGCCTCGGCCAGGAGGGCACCGACCAGGTGGTCGAGCAGCACAGCATCCGGTGCACCCACTTCGACGCGTTCCGGTTCTTCACGCCCGAGGCGGTCGGGCTCAACCGGTTGCAGCCCACCCGTGCCACGCAGGTCGACCTGGACCAGCCCGGCTGCCTGCACGCCGCGATGGACGTGCACAAGTGGGCGCAGAAGCTCGGGCCCGCCGTCCCGGGCGCGCTGGCCCTGGACTGCTTCGCCCTGGCCGGCGAGATCCGGCTGCTGGACATGCAGGCGAGTCCGTACGATCTGACGTCCTACGGCCATCCCCCGGTCAAGATAGAGACCGCGGAGGGCAAGGCGGAGTATGTGGCTCGCCAGCGCGAGCTGGCCCGCCGGGCGGCCGGTCTGCGCAGCCGGCTGATCCGCGTCTGCGAGGCCCTGCTCGGGCCGGAGGCCGCCGCGCAGAACCGCGAGGCCGTTGCCCCTTTCAACCAGCGCTGA
- a CDS encoding tyrosine-protein phosphatase has translation MVAEAYSRNLPFSNAYNFRDVGGYAGLDGRRVRWRRLFRADALHSLDEDDTRIFAALGVRTVIDLRRPFEVRKFGRVAESHGVDYHNLVLRHVDWDGLEHPEDAVRDRWLADRYLNFAEDGREGIAASLRLIADREAAPVVVHCMAGKDRTGTVCALTLSLLGVSDEDIAADYALTTEAMRPLTESIRLTSPESIQGKDHMFDSPAEAMHLFLGDLRELHGSVESYVKEIGLTDDEVAALRSHLLTR, from the coding sequence GTGGTGGCCGAAGCGTATTCACGAAACCTGCCGTTCTCCAACGCCTACAACTTCCGGGACGTGGGCGGTTACGCCGGTCTCGACGGGCGCCGGGTGCGCTGGCGGCGGCTGTTCCGGGCCGATGCGCTGCACAGCCTGGACGAGGACGACACCAGGATCTTCGCGGCTCTCGGGGTCCGGACGGTGATCGACCTGCGGCGTCCGTTCGAGGTGCGGAAGTTCGGCCGGGTCGCCGAGTCGCACGGCGTCGACTACCACAACCTGGTGCTCCGGCACGTGGACTGGGACGGGCTCGAGCACCCCGAGGACGCCGTGCGCGACCGCTGGCTGGCCGACCGCTACCTCAACTTCGCCGAGGACGGCCGGGAGGGCATCGCCGCGTCGCTGCGCCTGATCGCCGACCGGGAGGCCGCGCCGGTGGTGGTGCACTGCATGGCCGGCAAGGACCGGACCGGCACGGTGTGCGCGCTGACCCTGTCGCTGCTGGGGGTGTCCGACGAGGACATCGCCGCCGACTACGCGCTGACCACCGAGGCGATGCGCCCGCTGACCGAGTCCATTCGCCTGACGAGCCCGGAGTCGATCCAGGGCAAGGACCACATGTTCGACTCCCCGGCCGAGGCCATGCACCTGTTCCTCGGTGACCTCCGTGAGCTGCACGGGTCGGTCGAGTCCTACGTCAAGGAGATCGGTCTCACCGACGACGAGGTGGCGGCCCTGCGATCCCACCTGCTCACCCGTTAG